GACCGTGATGGTCTGCACATCGCCTTCTTCGATGGGGTTGCCGCTGCTGCCCGGGGCCACGCTGACGGTCATGGTGGTGGCGTATTCGCTGGGGTTGCTCAGGTCAATGCTGAACACGGCATTGGTCTGGCTGCCATCGGCCGCCGGTTCGGTGGCCTGCGCCACCACGGCGGTGACGCTGACGCTGGGCAGGTCGCCATAGGGCGGCTCGCTCGGCGGCTGATCCGGTGCCCGGTCGTCGGCAATGGAGCCGTCGGCACTGGCGTCGTTCAGCGCCTGACCGTTGGTCTGGGCGTTGCTGACGCTGACGGTGAAGCCTTCCACGCCTTCGTAGGTGGCGTCATCGGCCGCCACCAGGGTCAGTGCGGCACTGGTGGTGCCCGCCGCGAAGGTGACGTCGCCGGTGTAGGCGCCGGCACTGCTGTCCCAGGTCAGGGTGTAGTCGGTGCCATCAACGCTGACCGTGATGGTCTGCACATCGCCTTCTTCGATGGGGTTGCCGCTGCTGCCCGGGGCCACGCTGACGGTCATGGTGGTGGCGTATTCGCTGGGGTTGCTCAGGTCAATGCTGAACACGGCATTGGTCTGGCTGCCATCGGCCGCCGGTTCGGTGGCCTGCGCCACCACGGCGGTGACGCTGACGCTGGGCAGGTCGCCATAGGGCGGCTCGCTCGGCGGCTGATCGGGCGCCCGGTCGTCGGCAATGGAGCCGTCGGCACTGGCGTCGTTCAGCGCCTGACCGTTGGTCTGGGCGTTGCTGACGCTGACGGTGAAGCCTTCCACGCCTTCGTAGGTGGCGTCATCGGCCGCCACCAGGGTCAGTGCGGCACTGGTGGTGCCCGCCGCGAAGGTGACGTCGCCGGTGTAGGCGCCGGCACTGCTGTCCCAGGTCAGGGTGTAGTCGGTGCCATCGACGCTGACCGTGATGGTCTGCACATCGCCTTCTTCGATGGGGTTGCCGCTGCTGCCCGGGGCCACGCTGACGGTCATGGTGGTGGCGTATTCGCTGGGGTTGCTCAGGTCAATGCTGAACACGGCATTGGTCTGGCTGCCATCGGCCGCCGGTTCGGTGGCCTGCGCCACCACGGCGGTGACGCTGACGCTGGGCAGGTCGCCATAGGGCGGCTCGCTCGGCGGCTGATCGGGCGCCCGGTCGTCGGCAATGGAGCCGTCGGCACTGGCGTCGTTCAGCGCCTGACCGTTGGTCTGGGCGTTGCTGACGCTGACGGTGAAGCCTTCCACGCCTTCGTAGGTGGCGTCATCGGCCGCCACCAGGGTCAGTGCGGCACTGGTGGTGCCCGCCGCGAAGGTGACGTCGCCGGTGTAGGCGCCGGCACTGCTGTCCCAGGTCAGGGTGTAGTCGGTGCCATCGACGCTGACCGTGATGGTCTGCACATCGCCTTCTTCGATGGGGTTGCCGCTGCTGCCCGGGGCCACGCTGACGGTCATGGTGGTGGCGTATTCGCTGGGGTTGCTCAGGTCAATGCTGAACACGGCATTGGTCTGGCTGCCATCGGCCGCCGGTTCGGTGGCCTGCGCCACCACGGCGGTGACGCTGACGCTGGGCAGGTCGCCATAGGGCGGCTCGCTCGGCGGCTGATCGGGCGCCCGGTCGTCGGCAATGGAGCCGTCGGCACTGGCGTCGTTCAGCGCCTGACCGTTGGTCTGGGCGTTGCTGACGCTGACGGTGAAGCCTTCCACGCCTTCGTAGGTGGCGTCATCGGCCGCCACCAGGGTCAGTGCGGCACTGGTGGTGCCCGCCGCGAAGGTGACGTCGCCGGTGTAGGCGCCGGCACTGCTGTCCCAGGTCAGGGTGTAGTCGGTGCCATCGACGCTGACCGTGATGGTCTGCACATCGCCTTCTTCGATGGGGTTGCCGCTGCTGCCCGGGGCCACGCTGACGGTCATGGTGGTGGCGTATTCGCTGGGGTTGCTCAGGTCAATGCTGAACACGGCATTGGTCTGGCTGCCATCGGCCGCCGGTTCGGTGGCCTGCGCCACCACGGCGGTGACGCTGACGCTGGGCAGGTCGCCATAGGGCGGCTCGCTCGGCGGCTGATCGGGCGCCCGGTCGTCGGCAATGGAGCCGTCGGCACTGGCGTCGTTCAGCGCCTGACCGTTGGTCTGGGCGTTGCTGACGCTGACGGTGAAGCCTTCCACGCCTTCGTAGGTGGCGTCATCGGCCGCCACCAGGGTCAGTGCGGCACTGGTGGTGCCCGCCGCGAAGGTGACGTCGCCGGTGTAGGCGCCGGCACTGCTGTCCCAGGTCAGGGTGTAGTCGGTGCCATCGACGCTGACCGTGATGGTCTGCACATCGCCTTCTTCGATGGGGTTGCCGCTGCTGCCCGGGGCCACGCTGACGGTCATGGTGGTGGCGTATTCGCTGGGGTTGCTCAGGTCAATGCTGAACACGGCATTGGTCTGGCTGCCATCGGCCGCCGGTTCGGTGGCCTGCGCCACCACGGCGGTGACGCTGACGCTGGGCAGGTCGCCATAGGGCGGCTCGCTCGGCGGCTGATCCGGTGCCCGGTCGTCGGCAATGGAGCCGTCGGCACTGGCGTCGTTCAGCGCCTGACCGTTGGTCTGGGCGTTGCTGACGCTGACGGTGAAGCCTTCCACGCCTTCGTAGGTGGCGTCATCGGCCGCCACCAGGGTCAGTGCGGCACTGGTGGTGCCCGCCGCGAAGGTGACGTCGCCGGTGTAGGCGCCGGCACTGCTGTCCCAGGTCAGGGTGTAGTCGGTGCCATCGACGCTGACCGTAATGGTCTGTACGTCATTCTGCTCAATACCGTCGGTCGCACTGGGGGCAACACTGACGGTCATAGTAGTGGCGTATTCGCTGGGGTTGCTCAGGTCAATGCTGAACACGGCATTGGTCTGGCTGCCATCATCGGCAGGTTCAGTGGCCTGCGGTTGTACGGCAGTGACCGAGACGGTGGGAATATCGCCGCCCTGAGGCACATCACCGTCTTCATCGGCAATGGTACCGTCAGCACTGGCATCGTTCAGCGACTGGCCGTTGGTCTGGGCATCCGTCACGCTGACAGTGAAGCCTTCCACGCCTTCGTAAATACTGTCATCCGCCGCAACGATGGTGAGTTCAGCAGTAGTAGTACCCGCTGGAAGAGTGACATCGCCAGTGAAGGCGCCAGCGTTACTGTCCCAGGTCAGGGTGTAGTCGGTGCCATCGACGCTGACCGTAATGGTCTGTACGTCATTCTGCTCAATACCGTCGGTCGCACTGGGGGCAACACTGACGGTCATAGTAGTGGCGTATTCGCTGGGGTTGCTCAGGTCAATGCTGAACACGGCATTGGTCTGGCTGCCATCGGCCGCCGGTTCGGTGGCCTGCGGTTGTACGGCAGTGACCGAGACGGTGGGAATATCGCCGCCCTGAGGCACATCACCATCTTCATCGGCAATGGTACCGTCAGCACTGGCGTCGTTCAGGGACTGGCCGTTGGTCTGCGCATCCGTCACGCTGACAGTGAAACCTTCAACGCCTTCGTAAACATTGTCATCTGCCGCAACGATGGTGAGCTCAGCAGTAGTAGTACCCGCTGGAAGAGTGACATCGCCAGTGAAGGCGCCAGCGTTACTGTCCCAGGTCAGGGTGTAGTCGGTGCCATCGACGCTGACCGTAATGGTCTGTACGTCATTCTGCTCAATACCGTCGGTCGCACTGGGGGCAACACTGACGGTCATAGTAGTGGCGTATTCGCTGGGGTTGCTCAGGTCAATGCTGAACACGGCATTGGTCTGGCTGCCATCGGCCGCCGGTTCGGTGGCCTGCGGTTGTACGGCAGTGACCGAGACGGTGGGAATATCGCCGCCCTGAGGCACATCACCATCTTCATCGGCAATGGTACCGTCAGCACTGGCGTCGTTCAGGGACTGGCCGTTGGTCTGCGCATCCGTCACGCTGACAGTGAAACCTTCAACGCCTTCGTAAACATTGTCATCTGCCGCAACGATGGTGAGCTCAGCAGTAGTAGTACCCGCTGGAAGAGTGACATCGCCAGTGAAGGCGCCAGCGTTACTGTCCCAGGTCAGGGTGTAGTCGGTGCCATCGACGCTGACCGTAATGGTCTGTACGTCATTCTGCTCAATACCGTCGGTCGCACTGGGGGCAACACTGACGGTCATAGTAGTGGCGTATTCGCTGGGATTGCTCAGATCAATAGTGAATACCGCATTGGTCTGACTGCCATCATCGGCAGGTTCAGTGGCCTGCGGTTGTACGGCAGTGACCGAGACGGTGGGAATATCGCCGCCCTGAGGCACATCACCGTCTTCATCGGCAATGGTACCGTCAGCACTGGCGTCGTTCAGGGACTGGCCGTTGGTCTGCGCATCCGTCACGCTGACAGTGTAGCCTTCCACGCCTTCGTAAACATTGTCATCCGCCGCAACGATGGTGAGCTCGGCACTGGTCGTACCAGCCGGGATTGTAATACTGCCAGTGAAAGAGCCGCTATTACTGTCCCAGGTCAGGGTGTAATCCGTGCCGCTAACGTTGACCGTGATGGATTGAACATCCCCCTGCTCAATGCCATTCGTACCACTCGGCGTCACATTGACAGTCATGGTGGTATCTGTAGCACTTGGGTTGCTCAGATCAATAGTGAATACTGCATTGGTCTGGCTGCCATCAGCTGCAGGTTCAGTGGCCTGTGGTTGCACCGCAGTCACAGAGACGGTGATGTTGTCGTTATCGACGATATTTGTGGTGAAGCTGCCGTTATCAGAAATCTGCGCACCGCCATCCACAGAGATCACGGTGACCGTCAGTGTTTCAGCCCCTTCACTGATGTTGTCATCGGTGATGGGCACAGTGAAGGTACCGGTTGTACTGCCAGCAGGGATTACAACGGTGACGGTCGTTACGCCGGGCTGGCTGTAGTCTACACCTTCGCCGGTCGCCGTATCGGAAGAGGAACCTAACTGCACAACAATAGTCAGGTCAGTGGTGCTGGGGTTATCCAGCGTCAATGTAAAGGTGACGGTACCGTCCGATTCCTGGACGGAATCAGGACCAGAAATGGATACAGACACCGGCAACAGCGGAATAACATCATCTTCAGTACCAGCCGTAGCGTTGGTCGGCCCGGTGGTATCAAAACCTGCTGTGGGCTCTGACTCCAGCCCGATACGATCAATACTTACAACAGTGAAGCCACCACCGTCGGGACCTGCACCACCCGCACCTGGAGCACCACCTGCGGCAGTCGCTTCAAGCACCTGAGTCGGGTCAACACCGGCCAGAATCGCTTGCTGGATCGCATCTACACTGGTAGCACTTTCGGGTGTTGTTCCCGCAGCCAGATCAGCAGGATTCTGGCTCGCATCCTGATCACCACCGGAAGGAGAAACAGTACTATCAAGCAGGGCTACATCATTGGCACCCAATGCGGTACGAGATCCATCCGCGAAGGTAATAACCAGAGACGAGCCGTCTCCGGTCTGTACCTGATCATCAGCGTAAATGGTGTCGCCCAAGGCTAACGTACGAACCTGTCCATTGACATCTTTCGCCGTAACCTGACCCACCAGGGATGTAACCCGACCGATTGCAGTTGCCATGACTATCTCCCGTGCTTGAACACAGTTTGAAATGAATTGGATCAATAAAAGACCAATCCATTCCTGGCAACAAGGTACTTAAGTACCCAATCACGAACTTAAAGCGAAGAGATTGAACAGAAATATCAGGCAGGCTCTGGAGAGAAACATGGAACCCAGGCCGGACCACACTGGTCCGGCTATCTGGATGGCCGTGCAATTATTCCACATTGTGAAGTTATCGGATTACCCGATAACAGGGGACGTAACGTGACGCGTTGATTTTCATGCGTTTTTCTTCAACAAAGGCTTCAAGCAACGCATCAAGGCGTTGCATCAAGCCGGTGTCACCGCTGATGTGATAAGGACCATGCTGCTTGATAGCCTGAATTCCGTTGGCCTTTACATTACCGGCAACGATACCAGACATCGCCCTGCGCAGGTTGGCAGCCAGCTTCCAGGGCTCCTGCCCCAGGTGCAGATTCAGACTGGCCATGTTTTCGTGGGAAGGTTCAAATGGCTGCTGGAAATGATCATCAACGTGCAGCACCCAGTTGAAATGATATGCGTCACTATGCAGCTTGCGAAATGCGGTGACCTTTTCCATGCCCTGTTTCATTGCCCGCGCTGCAGCAGCGGGATCATCAATGATGATCTGATAGCGAGAACGAGCCTCCTCCCCGAGCGTTTCAGCAATAAACTCATCAATCAGACCGAAATAAGAAGCAGCACTTGCCGGACCGGTAAACACCAGCGGATACGGCAGATCTGCATTGCGGGGATGTAACAGGATACCAAGCAGATAAAGAATCTCCTCTGCTGTTCCCACCCCCCCCGGGAACACGATAATACCGTGCCCCAGACGAACAAACGCCTCCAGACGCTTTTCGATATCCGGCATGATAACCAGCTGATTAACGATAGGATTGGGGGACTCGGCAGCAATAATGCCCGGCTCGGTTATACCGATGTAACGACCATCACTGACACGCTGCTTGGCATGTGCAATGTTTGCTCCTTTCATCGGCCCCTTCATCGCACCCGGACCACACCCGGTACAAATATTCAGGTGGCGCAGGCCCAGTTCATACCCCACCTTTTTGGTGTACTGATACTCATAACTATTGATGGAATGACCACCCCAACACACTACCGTGTCAGGCTTGATCCTTGGACGCAGCACATTGGCATGGCGCAGAATGTGGAATA
This Pokkaliibacter sp. MBI-7 DNA region includes the following protein-coding sequences:
- the ppnN gene encoding nucleotide 5'-monophosphate nucleosidase PpnN yields the protein MLDKVVQNKVAKAIVTPEGDMDVLSLAEVQRLQDISDGGLHKIFRQCCLAVLNCGSNMDDAEEVLSSFADFDVHVVQQYRGLKLEIDNAPASAFVDGEMIVGIRDNLFSVLRDIVYIHGELLGNCALDLSNSEGITNAVFHILRHANVLRPRIKPDTVVCWGGHSINSYEYQYTKKVGYELGLRHLNICTGCGPGAMKGPMKGANIAHAKQRVSDGRYIGITEPGIIAAESPNPIVNQLVIMPDIEKRLEAFVRLGHGIIVFPGGVGTAEEILYLLGILLHPRNADLPYPLVFTGPASAASYFGLIDEFIAETLGEEARSRYQIIIDDPAAAARAMKQGMEKVTAFRKLHSDAYHFNWVLHVDDHFQQPFEPSHENMASLNLHLGQEPWKLAANLRRAMSGIVAGNVKANGIQAIKQHGPYHISGDTGLMQRLDALLEAFVEEKRMKINASRYVPCYRVIR